From Vanacampus margaritifer isolate UIUO_Vmar chromosome 8, RoL_Vmar_1.0, whole genome shotgun sequence, a single genomic window includes:
- the LOC144056758 gene encoding limbin-like isoform X2: MLLVHLMAEKVTLWSFLVNLQVSCFYPTSTSSSWCPSVIQNETPGVARPELPCNGTCHDTCWCASLPTRSLSTNKYGSISIYSETKRIGGNPTGLQLHTHCKMDSSIYHPYCVERPVSSSASPDPWAHSFYTPFSRMKAILQLRDRRSSLTRHDPGHTLPQLQSLTPPAAFKVKFNKCAQVLAEADPPQLTFFLLIHNLSPVGGTNLSQVAIRDSIFGILPLKTEGRVVERGYQVFAIDSLSAGSQMILNYTAQIRSHKSRVLDLPAFLTFSNLSQNDVSMFGPLTANLTLCVNSTDRKNSDDPDLEYADCNMTETVKDEASFEDKIVDIMVLEEPQNMNQALENLEMSTLLHATNNLEATRIQIYKDVLSVLLGGLRYRGQVSLQAQQRLLSVLHGQLLGMEGRLKEERGARMVALAGKCNLETREEMEAEHCKEAAEKAQAEQLCQLAEEQELLQCSVLLEKLHKLSQAHLQRILLVRHEEASARVQRQIIEWRRVELHKIFSEELEEATKMGELEKTAANSLQHSYFQCQGLLEEILDVILANWRYVLAERHAQRKFLLHSLHSLNSLISETFSGTSSNLDNMLTHIRRGSAVSAEKLNQLQEKAQKDLLMVRQRLDDALSQERRAMRCGLVKKRRELISDMLRVHMQRQKDLSGLSKNQDGSIEVAQHLHCWQDLLTTQSLELAELINNLDEEGAADIRKVTMRVIQSSMADVKAIQPSTMQALFTILPPSMQHSLLQVEPEAGQGGSTLLQGQEMLHQEGKAALHTLSTTRKSLNTAMERELQEQRELRAHCRAFFRCLCSSQLTLSDDERLATKLEFQKCLSVMDRCLMLPHAVSRTKVHTCLTIRRKDSEQQMTNAHFNRKASQKTQATSDLVHFQKKLQDQIQLLEKERAREMDNCVINKVEEEMREERENYLRSQADSLAVQMAAVHYQKAERRSKVLETSRALHTLHSLLIHHLRETKSLARQEMAQSIQRHCLGLEEAERRLQEENVELDQLETIHRSTKTHREDADAAEAGHKEDELFGLHQDSRMTSILQEALNKCEQVITTLTIRLQELTTGSQTMEDLREQMAFKRLYSNCDQDLLFASELVQQCRMPVEVLLELLRLLVPTMAESELLSITDAICPKQHLGSSSTEHEHSRPNLRLPVKLKEDLVHKSLPNMPRVERESSSRLQEKRQSLMERLLPSSRLPFAVKGKKGSFTKEKVPECKSAISEKAQQHGEAPNQSDMEKGNEILHNSAEEDMILTSANVEVICQATGERLFVFRDPPQSHISICTPKRKRKRNFLNLKKGCVAPTPQT; encoded by the exons ATGCTTTTGGTACATTTGATGGCGGAAAAGGTGACGCTATGGTCTTTTTTGGTTAACCTCCAAGTGTCGTGTTTTTATCCGACAAGTACATCGTCAAGTTGGTGCCCCAGCGTAATACAAAATGAGACGCCAGGCGTTGCTCGCCCTGAACTTCCATGTAACGGAACATGTCACGATACATGCTGGTGCGCATCATTGCCTACAAGAAGTTTGTCCACAAACAAGTATGGA AGCATTTCCATCTACTCTGAAACCAAACGCATTGGAGGGAACCCAACAGGACTGCAGCTGCATACACACT GTAAGATGgattcatccatctatcatccatatTGTGTTGAGAGGCCTGTTTCTTCATCTGCTTCTCCTGACCCATGGGCACACTCCTTCTACACACCCTTTAGCCGCATGAAAGCCATTTTACAACTTCGAGATCGCAGAAGCTCACTCACAAGACACGATCCTGGCCACACTCTGCCTCAG CTTCAGAGTTTGACACCACCAGCAGCATTTAAGGTCAAGTTTAACAAGTGTGCGCAG GTGCTAGCTGAAGCAGACCCCCCACAGCTGACATTCTTCCTGCTGATTCACAACCTGAGCCCAGTGGGTGGCACCAACCTCTCTCAGGTGGCTATCCGTGACTCCATATTTGGGATACTACCCCTAAAAACTGAAGGCAGGGTTGTAGAGAGAGGATACCAAGTGTTTGCCATTGATTCTTTATCTG CTGGATCCCAAATGATTCTTAATTATACTGCTCAAATAAGAAGTCATAAGAGCAGAGTTCTGGACCTTCCAGCTTTCCTCACCTTCTCTAACTTATCACAG AACGACGTCAGCATGTTTGGTCCATTGACAGCTAATCTGACATTATGTGTAAATTCCACAGACAGG AAAAACAGTGATGATCCAGATCTAGAGTATGCAGACTGCAACATGACTGAGACCGTTAAAGATGAGGCATCTTTCGAAGACAAGATTGTTGACATAATGGTGCTGGAGGAACCGCAGAACATGAACCAGGCGCTGGAGAA CCTTGAAATGTCCACACTGCTGCACGCCACAAACAACTTGGAGGCCACTCGGATTCAGATCTACAAGGATGTTCTCTCTGTCCTGTTGGGAGGCCTGCGCTACCGTGGCCAGGTCAGCCTCCAGGCTCAGCAAAGACTTCTCAGCGTGCTCCATGGGCAGTTGTTGGGTATGGAGGGTCGATTGAAGGAGGAGCGAGGTGCCCGCATGGTTGCGCTTGCAGGCAAGTGTAACCTGGAAACACGGGAGGAGATGGAAGCAGAGCATTGCAAGGAAGCTGCAGAGAAGGCCCAGGCTGAGCAACTGTGTCAACTTGCAGAAGAACAG GAGCTCCTCCAATGTAGTGTCTTGCTGGAGAAACTGCACAAGTTGAGCCAGGCTCACCTGCAGCGCATCTTGTTGGTCCGCCATGAAGAAGCCTCGGCAAGAGTCCAGAGGCAGATCATCGAGTGGCGACGTGTGGAGCTTCATAAGATCTTCTCCGAGGAGTTGGAGGAGGCCACAAAGATGGGCGAGTTGGAGAAGACTGCTGCCAATAGTCTTCAGCACAGTTACTTTCAGTGTCAG GGTCTGCTGGAGGAGATTCTGGATGTAATCCTTGCCAATTGGCGTTATGTGCTAGCTGAACGCCATGCACAGAGGAAGTTCCTGTTACACAGCCTGCACAGCCTCAATAGTCTCATTTCTGAAACCTTCTCTGGCACCTCCAGCAATTTGGACAACATGTTGACACACATCAGAAG AGGGAGCGCAGTGtctgctgaaaagctgaatcaGCTCCAGGAGAAAGCCCAGAAGGATCTGTTGATGGTGAGGCAGAGACTGGATGACGCTTTGAGTCAAGAGAGGAGAGCCATGCGCTGTGGACTTGTCAAGAAGCGGAGGGAGCTCATCTCTGACATG CTCAGGGTCCACATGCAGAGACAAAAGGACCTGTCTGGCCTGTCTAAGAATCAAGATGGAAGCATAGAAGTAGCCCAACATCTGCACTGTTGGCAGGACCTACTGACAACTCAAAGCTTGGAGCTTGCCGAGCTCATCAATAACTTAGACGAGGAAGGGGCAGCTGACATTCGCAAG GTGACCATGCGGGTAATCCAGAGCTCCATGGCAGACGTCAAAGCCATCCAGCCCTCTACAATGCAGGCTCTATTCACAATCTTGCCGCCAAGCATGCAGCACTCACTGCTGCAAGTCGAACCGGAAGCAGGCCAAGGAGGGAGCACACTCCTGCAGGGCCAAGAGATGCTGCACCAGGAAGGCAAAGCCGCCTTACACACCCTCAGCACCACCAGAAAGAGTCTGAACACAGCCATGGAGAGGGAGCTGCAAGAGCAGAGGGAGCTCAGGGCTCACTGCAGGGCTTTCTTCAG ATGTCTGTGCTCATCCCAGCTGACTCTCTCTGACGATGAGCGCCTGGCCACGAAACTTGAGTTCCAGAAGTGTCTCTCTGTGATGGACCGATGCCTCATGCTGCCCCATGCCGTGTCCAGAACCAAAGTCCACACCTGCCTCACAATTAGGAGGAAGGACAGTGAGCAACAAATG ACAAATGCACATTTCAATAGGAAAGCCAGTCAGAAAACACAAGCCACATCCGACCTAGTTCACTTCCAGAAAAAGCTTCAAGACCAGATCCAGCTGTTGGAGAAAGAGAGGGCAAGGGAGATGGATAATTGTGTTATAAACAAG GTCGAGGAGGAgatgagagaggagagagagaactATTTGCGTTCTCAGGCCGACAGTCTGGCAGTGCAGATGGCTGCCGTCCACTACCAGAAGGCTGAGAGGAGGTCCAAAGTCTTGGAGACGTCCAGAGCACTGCACACCCTGCACAGCCTGCTAATTCATCACCTTCGAGAGACCAAGAGTCTGGCGAGACAAGAAATGGCCCAAAGTATACAGAGGCATTGCCTG GGCCTTGAGGAAGCAGAACGTCGGCTCCAGGAGGAGAATGTAGAACTGGACCAACTGGAAACGATTCATCGGTCAACTAAAACACACAGAGAGGACGCCGATGCGGCAGAGGCAGGCCACAAGGAGGACGAGCTGTTTGGGCTGCATCAGGACAGCCGAATGACATCCATCCTCCAGGAGGCTCTAAATAAGTGTGAACAAGTGATCACAACGTTGACTATCAG GTTGCAGGAGCTGACGACAGGCAGTCAGACTATGGAAGATCTAAGAGAACAAATGGCATTCAAGAGACTTTATTCAAACTGCGACCAG GACCTTCTTTTTGCATCAGAACTAGTACAACAGTGTCGGATGCCTGTTGAGGTTCTCCTTGAGCTTCTGCGTCTACTGGTCCCCACGATGGCCGAGAGTGAACTTCTTTCTATCACTGATGCCATCTGTCCCAAACAACATCTTGGTTCCTCGTCCACAGAGCATGAGCATTCTAG GCCTAATCTGCGTCTTCCTGTCAAACTGAAGGAAGACCTAGTACACAAAAGTCTGCCGAACATGCCACGTGTGGAAAGGGAGAG CTCTTCCAGACTCCAGGAAAAGAGGCAAAGCCTGATGGAAAGACTTCTTCCCAGCTCTCGTCTGCCATTTGCGGTAAAAGGGAAGAAGGGCAGCTTCACCAAGGAAAAAGTGCCCGAGTGTAAATCTGCCATCAGTGAAAAGGCACAGCAGCACGGTGAGGCTCCCAACCAAAGCGACATGGAGAAAGGGAATGAAATACTGCACAACTCAGCAGAAGAAGATATGATTCTAACCTCGGCCAATGTGGAAGTCATCTGCCAGGCCACTGGTGAAAGGCTGTTTGTCTTTCGAGATCCACCTCAATCCCACATCAGTATCTGCACTCCCaagagaaaaaggaaaaggaactTCCTCAATTTGAAGAAAGGTTGTGTGGCTCCAACACCCCAAACTTGA
- the evc gene encoding evC complex member EVC — MSDQDLVAQCSTDVLVNYVESLHVYTGLLTVAVVCGGLSGTLAAALLYVFCLKTLIYTRQGHNARRLLESDDGEVENNTSDHASNNRKEATPATANDKEKKQEPVNSDVAAFASRAKVVYPINQKYRPLADGASNPSLHECSKLPTMPKDDSSSSFTEGESLSQELDNDDGSQFISSSSVPKSLQNQCFVRVSHYAYTLTQTGFEARINLHCLALKDVQQLYSELLEEKYIIYLQLVRKIFCSHFPRDKKDADFTQHILQMQQKEVEELKKQLPTGHAATDDSVDAPCTLEEMERSQKDFLERSLQMSKSFSKVVEELCQHVMKRTSSFTVDETHDGTVSLTQTLVLVENNLMKAQEAQLMQIHQKLLCWEELTGLFQSQPALVQQEASLRQGLMATALEQLTSEDVLTFSCMETILSQVQHALTEGLQQCREDYTKKTNELLVEKYSKMEAKRKKLRRSQDKERSRVLELRQSHGDPEQLSKEYQELLLKQRQKLCDLELQQDDRMAESLCNVWTKLSCAWSKRLEERAKEIFCTSVTAQCELSAERCQALWLDVEQQFAAQQQQVEKTIRLQMDQMLAQIDQERQVWTESIALMHASLKHLKNQQMKILRAMVVSQSYTLNSQVGKLLDKKHEHLLTCVQRHFMARHFCLHMLKEMRLSKLKVLSQRDFRALLIQDLSAVQSCVDSALKDSSASLAEKHLGPESQLVNHSFHQEFLSELETGTELLQNHAQLVLGNALSHAILQLMEGRLSESQSSSRHDDSLKHHLTEAASESVYVAKDSLTALVHSYYSSMQDIAQKLQSHQSNTNFDSSSSQLNKALLRELENWGRKPNSAKFQQRVELHKRKLLEWCDLEQQMMCEELSRRKVAQDQNLERINRQLRQAERSFIRDLAALARVSLYNPDAEDSDEDDNAGEVDASLMGLLARNPALDPALNPSLTPSVVTPAASKLTKKKKREQKTHMN; from the exons ATGTCCGACCAGGATTTAGTAGCTCAATGTAGTACCGATGTTTTAGTCAATTATGTTGAGTCGCTGCACGTCTACACTGGACTGCTAACAGTGGCTGTAGTTTGTGGTGGACTGTCAGGAACATTAGCTGCCGCCCTTTTGTATGTGTTCTGCCTGAAGACTTTAATTTACACGAGACAA GGGCACAATGCAAGAAGACTACTTGAATCTGATGATGGAGAAGTGGAAAACAACACCAGCGATCATGCGAGCAACAACAGAAAAGAGGCCACGCCTGCAACGGCTAATGACAAA GAAAAGAAGCAGGAACCCGTGAATAGCGATGTTGCAGCATTTGCATCAAGAGCAAAAGTGGTGTACCCCATCAACCAAAAATACAGA CCTTTAGCAGATGGAGCATCCAACCCTTCTCTTCATGAGTGCTCCAAGTTGCCAACAATGCCGAAGGACGATTCGTCTTCGTCCTTCACAGAGGGAGAGTCTCTCAGCCAAGAGCTGGACAATGATGATGGCAGCCAGTTCATCTCCTCCTCATCAGTCCCCAAGAGCCTGCAGAACCAGTGCTTTGTCAGGGTCTCCCACTATGCCTACACTCTGACACAAACAGG TTTTGAAGCAAGGATCAACCTCCATTGCTTGGCCCTGAAGGATGTACAACAGCTTTACTCTGAACTTctggaagaaaaatatatt ATTTACCTTCAGTTggtgagaaaaatattttgcagtcATTTTCCAAGAGACAAAAAAGATGCAGATTTCACCCAGCACATTCTTCAAATGCAGCAAAAG gaAGTGGAGGAGCTAAAGAAACAGCTGCCAACAGGCCATGCTGCCACTGATGACAGTGTTGATGCTCCTTGTACTTTGGAGGAAATGGAAAGATCTCAAAAAGATTTTCTAGAGCGCAGCCTTCAAATG TCCAAAAGTTTCAGCAAAGTGGTGGAGGAGCTCTGCCAGCATGTGATGAAGAGGACCAGCAGTTTCACTGTGGATGAAACACATGATGGTACCGTCTCTCTCACCCAGACTCTTGTGTTGGTTGAGAATAACCTAATGAAAGCTCAAGAAGCACAACTAATG CAAATCCACCAGAAGCTGTTATGTTGGGAAGAGCTGACCGGTCTTTTCCAGTCCCAACCTGCCTTAGTGCAGCAGGAAGCGTCTCTGAGGCAGGGCTTGATGGCTACGGCGCTGGAGCAGCTGACCAGCGAGGATGTTTTGACTTTCAGCTGTATGGAAACTATTCTTTCACAAGTGCAACACGCACTTACTGAAGGCCTTCAACAGTGCAGAGAGG ATTACACGAAGAAAACAAACGAGTTGCTGGTTGAGAAGTATAGCAAAATGGAGGCAAAGCGAAAAAAGCTTCGGAGGAGCCAGGACAAGGAGAGGAGTCGTGTGCTGGAGCTAAGACAATCTCACGGTGACCCAGAGCAGCTTTCAAAG GAGTACCAAGAACTATTATTAAAACAAAGGCAGAAGCTTTGTGATTTGGAACTGCAGCAAGACGACCGGATGGCTGAAAGCCTCTGCAACGTTTGGACA AAACTCAGCTGCGCCTGGTCAAAAAGGCTTGAAGAACGAGCCAAGGAAATTTTTTGCACGTCTGTTACCGCCCAGTGTGAACTGTCTGCTGAACGTTGTCAAGCGCTGTGGCTAGACGTCGAGCAGCAATTTGCtgcacagcagcagcaggtggAGAAAACGATCAGACTGCAAATGGACCAAATGCTGGCTCAAATTGATCAAGAGCGACAG GTATGGACTGAGTCAATAGCTCTGATGCATGCCAGCCTCAAGCATCTAAAGAACCAGCAGATGAAAATCCTGCGAGCCATGGTGGTCAGTCAGAGCTACACACTTAACAG TCAAGTGGGGAAGTTGCTTGACAAGAAACATGAGCATCTGCTAACATGCGTGCAGCGCCACTTTATGGCCAGACACTTTTGTCTGCACATGCTCAAAGAGATGAGGCTGTCCAAGCTGAAGGTTCTGTCTCAGAGAGACTTTCGAGCTCTGCTGATACAGGACCTCTCCGCAGTCCAGTCATGTGTTGATTCAGCTCTCAAG GACAGCAGTGCTAGCCTGGCAGAGAAGCATCTGGGTCCAGAGAGTCAGCTGGTGAACCACAGTTTCCACCAGGAGTTCCTGTCTGAGCTGGAAACGGGGACGGAGCTTCTTCAAAACCATGCGCAGTTGGTGTTAGGCAACGCCCTCAGCCACGCCATCCTACAGCTGATGGAAGGCCGGCTCTCTGAATCACAAAGCAGCTCAAGGCATGATGACAGCTTGAAG CACCATCTAACCGAGGCTGCTTCTGAGAGCGTATACGTCGCCAAAGATTCTCTTACTGCTCTCGTCCATAGCTACTATTCTAGCATGCAAGATATTGCTCAAAAACTACAGTCACATCAGTCAAACACAAACTTTG ACTCCAGTAGCAGTCAGTTGAACAAAGCTTTGCTGAGGGAGCTGGAAAACTGGGGAAGAAAACCTAACTCTGCTAAGTTTCAACAGAG GGTTGAGCTACACAAAAGGAAGTTGTTAGAGTGGTGTGATCTGGAGCAGCAGATGATGTGTGAGGAATTGAGTCGAAGAAAAGTAGCCCAGGATCAAAACTTAGAAAGGATCAATCGACAACTACGG CAGGCAGAAAGAAGCTTCATAAGGGATTTGGCAGCATTGGCTCGGGTTTCTCTCTACAATCCAGATGCAGAAGACAGCGATGAAGATGACAACGCAG GGGAAGTGGATGCCTCTCTAATGGGCCTTCTTGCCCGGAACCCAGCCCTAGATCCAGCTTTGAACCCATCACTGACTCCATCAGTTGTCACACCAGCCGCATCCAAgctgacaaaaaagaaaaaaagagagcaaaagaCTCATATGAATTGA
- the LOC144056758 gene encoding limbin-like isoform X1 produces MLLVHLMAEKVTLWSFLVNLQVSCFYPTSTSSSWCPSVIQNETPGVARPELPCNGTCHDTCWCASLPTRSLSTNKYGSISIYSETKRIGGNPTGLQLHTHCKMDSSIYHPYCVERPVSSSASPDPWAHSFYTPFSRMKAILQLRDRRSSLTRHDPGHTLPQLQSLTPPAAFKVKFNKCAQVLAEADPPQLTFFLLIHNLSPVGGTNLSQVAIRDSIFGILPLKTEGRVVERGYQVFAIDSLSAGSQMILNYTAQIRSHKSRVLDLPAFLTFSNLSQNDVSMFGPLTANLTLCVNSTDRIYPNHSMHFAGFVGGFFVGLVLLLLGFLAMNLIGPRIRLNLLQQRKNSDDPDLEYADCNMTETVKDEASFEDKIVDIMVLEEPQNMNQALENLEMSTLLHATNNLEATRIQIYKDVLSVLLGGLRYRGQVSLQAQQRLLSVLHGQLLGMEGRLKEERGARMVALAGKCNLETREEMEAEHCKEAAEKAQAEQLCQLAEEQELLQCSVLLEKLHKLSQAHLQRILLVRHEEASARVQRQIIEWRRVELHKIFSEELEEATKMGELEKTAANSLQHSYFQCQGLLEEILDVILANWRYVLAERHAQRKFLLHSLHSLNSLISETFSGTSSNLDNMLTHIRRGSAVSAEKLNQLQEKAQKDLLMVRQRLDDALSQERRAMRCGLVKKRRELISDMLRVHMQRQKDLSGLSKNQDGSIEVAQHLHCWQDLLTTQSLELAELINNLDEEGAADIRKVTMRVIQSSMADVKAIQPSTMQALFTILPPSMQHSLLQVEPEAGQGGSTLLQGQEMLHQEGKAALHTLSTTRKSLNTAMERELQEQRELRAHCRAFFRCLCSSQLTLSDDERLATKLEFQKCLSVMDRCLMLPHAVSRTKVHTCLTIRRKDSEQQMTNAHFNRKASQKTQATSDLVHFQKKLQDQIQLLEKERAREMDNCVINKVEEEMREERENYLRSQADSLAVQMAAVHYQKAERRSKVLETSRALHTLHSLLIHHLRETKSLARQEMAQSIQRHCLGLEEAERRLQEENVELDQLETIHRSTKTHREDADAAEAGHKEDELFGLHQDSRMTSILQEALNKCEQVITTLTIRLQELTTGSQTMEDLREQMAFKRLYSNCDQDLLFASELVQQCRMPVEVLLELLRLLVPTMAESELLSITDAICPKQHLGSSSTEHEHSRPNLRLPVKLKEDLVHKSLPNMPRVERESSSRLQEKRQSLMERLLPSSRLPFAVKGKKGSFTKEKVPECKSAISEKAQQHGEAPNQSDMEKGNEILHNSAEEDMILTSANVEVICQATGERLFVFRDPPQSHISICTPKRKRKRNFLNLKKGCVAPTPQT; encoded by the exons ATGCTTTTGGTACATTTGATGGCGGAAAAGGTGACGCTATGGTCTTTTTTGGTTAACCTCCAAGTGTCGTGTTTTTATCCGACAAGTACATCGTCAAGTTGGTGCCCCAGCGTAATACAAAATGAGACGCCAGGCGTTGCTCGCCCTGAACTTCCATGTAACGGAACATGTCACGATACATGCTGGTGCGCATCATTGCCTACAAGAAGTTTGTCCACAAACAAGTATGGA AGCATTTCCATCTACTCTGAAACCAAACGCATTGGAGGGAACCCAACAGGACTGCAGCTGCATACACACT GTAAGATGgattcatccatctatcatccatatTGTGTTGAGAGGCCTGTTTCTTCATCTGCTTCTCCTGACCCATGGGCACACTCCTTCTACACACCCTTTAGCCGCATGAAAGCCATTTTACAACTTCGAGATCGCAGAAGCTCACTCACAAGACACGATCCTGGCCACACTCTGCCTCAG CTTCAGAGTTTGACACCACCAGCAGCATTTAAGGTCAAGTTTAACAAGTGTGCGCAG GTGCTAGCTGAAGCAGACCCCCCACAGCTGACATTCTTCCTGCTGATTCACAACCTGAGCCCAGTGGGTGGCACCAACCTCTCTCAGGTGGCTATCCGTGACTCCATATTTGGGATACTACCCCTAAAAACTGAAGGCAGGGTTGTAGAGAGAGGATACCAAGTGTTTGCCATTGATTCTTTATCTG CTGGATCCCAAATGATTCTTAATTATACTGCTCAAATAAGAAGTCATAAGAGCAGAGTTCTGGACCTTCCAGCTTTCCTCACCTTCTCTAACTTATCACAG AACGACGTCAGCATGTTTGGTCCATTGACAGCTAATCTGACATTATGTGTAAATTCCACAGACAGG atttATCCGAACCATAGTATGCACTTTGCTGGATTTGTTGGTGGGTTCTTTGTTGGTTTGGTGTTGCTGTTGCTGGGCTTTCTAGCTATGAATCTTATTGGGCCAAGAATCAGGTTGAACCTTCTTCAGCAAAGG AAAAACAGTGATGATCCAGATCTAGAGTATGCAGACTGCAACATGACTGAGACCGTTAAAGATGAGGCATCTTTCGAAGACAAGATTGTTGACATAATGGTGCTGGAGGAACCGCAGAACATGAACCAGGCGCTGGAGAA CCTTGAAATGTCCACACTGCTGCACGCCACAAACAACTTGGAGGCCACTCGGATTCAGATCTACAAGGATGTTCTCTCTGTCCTGTTGGGAGGCCTGCGCTACCGTGGCCAGGTCAGCCTCCAGGCTCAGCAAAGACTTCTCAGCGTGCTCCATGGGCAGTTGTTGGGTATGGAGGGTCGATTGAAGGAGGAGCGAGGTGCCCGCATGGTTGCGCTTGCAGGCAAGTGTAACCTGGAAACACGGGAGGAGATGGAAGCAGAGCATTGCAAGGAAGCTGCAGAGAAGGCCCAGGCTGAGCAACTGTGTCAACTTGCAGAAGAACAG GAGCTCCTCCAATGTAGTGTCTTGCTGGAGAAACTGCACAAGTTGAGCCAGGCTCACCTGCAGCGCATCTTGTTGGTCCGCCATGAAGAAGCCTCGGCAAGAGTCCAGAGGCAGATCATCGAGTGGCGACGTGTGGAGCTTCATAAGATCTTCTCCGAGGAGTTGGAGGAGGCCACAAAGATGGGCGAGTTGGAGAAGACTGCTGCCAATAGTCTTCAGCACAGTTACTTTCAGTGTCAG GGTCTGCTGGAGGAGATTCTGGATGTAATCCTTGCCAATTGGCGTTATGTGCTAGCTGAACGCCATGCACAGAGGAAGTTCCTGTTACACAGCCTGCACAGCCTCAATAGTCTCATTTCTGAAACCTTCTCTGGCACCTCCAGCAATTTGGACAACATGTTGACACACATCAGAAG AGGGAGCGCAGTGtctgctgaaaagctgaatcaGCTCCAGGAGAAAGCCCAGAAGGATCTGTTGATGGTGAGGCAGAGACTGGATGACGCTTTGAGTCAAGAGAGGAGAGCCATGCGCTGTGGACTTGTCAAGAAGCGGAGGGAGCTCATCTCTGACATG CTCAGGGTCCACATGCAGAGACAAAAGGACCTGTCTGGCCTGTCTAAGAATCAAGATGGAAGCATAGAAGTAGCCCAACATCTGCACTGTTGGCAGGACCTACTGACAACTCAAAGCTTGGAGCTTGCCGAGCTCATCAATAACTTAGACGAGGAAGGGGCAGCTGACATTCGCAAG GTGACCATGCGGGTAATCCAGAGCTCCATGGCAGACGTCAAAGCCATCCAGCCCTCTACAATGCAGGCTCTATTCACAATCTTGCCGCCAAGCATGCAGCACTCACTGCTGCAAGTCGAACCGGAAGCAGGCCAAGGAGGGAGCACACTCCTGCAGGGCCAAGAGATGCTGCACCAGGAAGGCAAAGCCGCCTTACACACCCTCAGCACCACCAGAAAGAGTCTGAACACAGCCATGGAGAGGGAGCTGCAAGAGCAGAGGGAGCTCAGGGCTCACTGCAGGGCTTTCTTCAG ATGTCTGTGCTCATCCCAGCTGACTCTCTCTGACGATGAGCGCCTGGCCACGAAACTTGAGTTCCAGAAGTGTCTCTCTGTGATGGACCGATGCCTCATGCTGCCCCATGCCGTGTCCAGAACCAAAGTCCACACCTGCCTCACAATTAGGAGGAAGGACAGTGAGCAACAAATG ACAAATGCACATTTCAATAGGAAAGCCAGTCAGAAAACACAAGCCACATCCGACCTAGTTCACTTCCAGAAAAAGCTTCAAGACCAGATCCAGCTGTTGGAGAAAGAGAGGGCAAGGGAGATGGATAATTGTGTTATAAACAAG GTCGAGGAGGAgatgagagaggagagagagaactATTTGCGTTCTCAGGCCGACAGTCTGGCAGTGCAGATGGCTGCCGTCCACTACCAGAAGGCTGAGAGGAGGTCCAAAGTCTTGGAGACGTCCAGAGCACTGCACACCCTGCACAGCCTGCTAATTCATCACCTTCGAGAGACCAAGAGTCTGGCGAGACAAGAAATGGCCCAAAGTATACAGAGGCATTGCCTG GGCCTTGAGGAAGCAGAACGTCGGCTCCAGGAGGAGAATGTAGAACTGGACCAACTGGAAACGATTCATCGGTCAACTAAAACACACAGAGAGGACGCCGATGCGGCAGAGGCAGGCCACAAGGAGGACGAGCTGTTTGGGCTGCATCAGGACAGCCGAATGACATCCATCCTCCAGGAGGCTCTAAATAAGTGTGAACAAGTGATCACAACGTTGACTATCAG GTTGCAGGAGCTGACGACAGGCAGTCAGACTATGGAAGATCTAAGAGAACAAATGGCATTCAAGAGACTTTATTCAAACTGCGACCAG GACCTTCTTTTTGCATCAGAACTAGTACAACAGTGTCGGATGCCTGTTGAGGTTCTCCTTGAGCTTCTGCGTCTACTGGTCCCCACGATGGCCGAGAGTGAACTTCTTTCTATCACTGATGCCATCTGTCCCAAACAACATCTTGGTTCCTCGTCCACAGAGCATGAGCATTCTAG GCCTAATCTGCGTCTTCCTGTCAAACTGAAGGAAGACCTAGTACACAAAAGTCTGCCGAACATGCCACGTGTGGAAAGGGAGAG CTCTTCCAGACTCCAGGAAAAGAGGCAAAGCCTGATGGAAAGACTTCTTCCCAGCTCTCGTCTGCCATTTGCGGTAAAAGGGAAGAAGGGCAGCTTCACCAAGGAAAAAGTGCCCGAGTGTAAATCTGCCATCAGTGAAAAGGCACAGCAGCACGGTGAGGCTCCCAACCAAAGCGACATGGAGAAAGGGAATGAAATACTGCACAACTCAGCAGAAGAAGATATGATTCTAACCTCGGCCAATGTGGAAGTCATCTGCCAGGCCACTGGTGAAAGGCTGTTTGTCTTTCGAGATCCACCTCAATCCCACATCAGTATCTGCACTCCCaagagaaaaaggaaaaggaactTCCTCAATTTGAAGAAAGGTTGTGTGGCTCCAACACCCCAAACTTGA